One part of the Amphiura filiformis chromosome 5, Afil_fr2py, whole genome shotgun sequence genome encodes these proteins:
- the LOC140152288 gene encoding uncharacterized protein produces MECAHHEYNQESQQNSGFLRRNLWFCNEEVKTCTYNMLVRPILEYAGEVWDPHSNIQKQRIEMIQRRAARFCCSDFKRYSSVTTMLARLCWDTLEERRRRNRLTMLYKITKGLVGIEGKHYLMPANDTRTRGSNSLKFQRLYTRLDVHKGSFFVNTVADWNELPDEVVNSPTVEVFKQRLHH; encoded by the coding sequence ATGGAGTGTGCACATCATGAATACAATCAAGAAAGCCAACAGAACTCTGGATTCCTGCGAAGAAATCTATGGTTTTGCAATGAGGAAGTGAAGACCTGTACATATAACATGCTTGTTCGCCCCATACTCGAATATGCTGGTGAGGTGTGGGATCCCCACTCAAACATCCAGAAGCAGAGGATTGAAATGATCCAAAGAAGAGCAGCGAGGTTTTGCTGCAGTGATTTCAAGAGATACAGCAGTGTAACAACAATGCTTGCACGTCTTTGTTGGGATACGCTAGAAGAAAGGAGGAGGAGAAATAGACTCACAATGCTGTACAAGATCACCAAGGGACTGGTTGGTATCGAGGGAAAACACTATCTGATGCCAGCAAATGACACAAGGACAAGAGGGAGTAACTCTCTCAAGTTCCAGAGACTGTACACAAGACTTGATGTTCACAAGGGATCATTTTTTGTCAACACTGTAGCTGATTGGAATGAGCTTCCAGATGAAGTTGTGAATTCACCAACAGTGGAAGTCTTCAAGCAGCGCCTTCATCATTAG